One genomic region from Nocardia vinacea encodes:
- the ilvN gene encoding acetolactate synthase small subunit — protein sequence MSTTHTLSVLVEDKPGVLARVAALFSRRGFNIESLAVGGTEIPEISRMTIVVTVEDLPLEQVTKQLNKLINVIKIVEQDADTSVARELILVKVRADASVRTQVIEAVTLFRAKVIDVSPDALTVEATGTRSKLDALLRMLEPYGIREIVQSGVVAVGRGPKSITATR from the coding sequence GTGAGCACGACTCACACCCTCAGCGTGCTGGTCGAGGATAAGCCGGGCGTGCTGGCACGGGTCGCGGCGCTGTTCTCCCGCCGCGGCTTCAATATCGAATCGCTGGCGGTCGGCGGCACCGAGATCCCGGAGATCTCGCGTATGACCATCGTCGTCACGGTCGAGGATCTGCCGCTCGAGCAGGTCACCAAGCAGCTCAACAAGCTGATCAACGTCATCAAGATCGTGGAGCAGGACGCCGACACCTCGGTCGCCCGCGAACTGATCCTGGTGAAGGTGCGTGCGGACGCCAGCGTGCGGACCCAGGTCATCGAGGCGGTTACGCTCTTCCGGGCGAAGGTGATCGACGTCTCGCCGGACGCGCTCACCGTCGAGGCGACCGGAACCCGGTCCAAGCTCGACGCGCTGTTGCGGATGCTCGAGCCGTATGGCATCCGGGAGATCGTGCAGTCCGGTGTGGTCGCCGTGGGCCGTGGGCCCAAGTCGATCACAGCGACTCGCTGA
- a CDS encoding acetolactate synthase large subunit, which yields MSAPTARPGPSARRPAPSANQQAAPAGGPTNAANRRQVPPERVTGAQSVVRSLEELGVDTVFGIPGGAILPVYDPLFDSTKVRHVLVRHEQGAGHAATGYAQATGKVGVCMATSGPGATNLVTPIADAQMDSVPIVAITGQVGRGLIGTDAFQEADISGITMPITKHNFLITDGIDIPRMIAEAFYLASSGRPGAVLVDIPKDVLQAQTTFSWPPEMRLPGYRPVTKPHGKQVREAARMISESKQPVLYVGGGVIKADASPQLLELAELTGIPVVTTLMARGAFPDSHQLNMGMPGMHGTVGAVAALQKSDLLITLGARFDDRVTGQLDSFAPDAKIIHADIDPAEIGKNRHADVPIVGDCREVIVELIETLKADPSGAPKLNLTDWWQYLDGIRKSYPLGWTTPSDGSLSPEFVIDALGRLAGPDAIYCAGVGQHQMWAAQFIKYEKPRTWLNSGGLGTMGYAVPAAMGAKMGAPDKEVWAVDGDGCFQMTNQELATCAVEGVPIKVALINNGNLGMVRQWQTLFYEERYSNTDLGTHTLRIPDFVKLAEALGCHGIRVEREEDVEAAIREAQSINDRPVVIDFIVGKDAQVWPMVAAGTSNDEIMAARGIRPLFDEDEQAAEPAVIHEAMSHDKSKGTEQ from the coding sequence GTGAGTGCACCAACCGCACGGCCCGGGCCCTCGGCCCGCAGGCCGGCGCCTTCGGCGAATCAGCAGGCCGCGCCCGCTGGCGGTCCGACGAACGCGGCGAACCGCCGCCAGGTCCCGCCCGAGCGGGTCACCGGCGCGCAGTCCGTCGTCCGCTCCCTCGAGGAGCTCGGCGTCGACACGGTATTCGGCATTCCCGGCGGCGCGATTCTCCCGGTCTACGACCCGCTCTTCGATTCCACCAAGGTCCGTCACGTCCTCGTCCGGCACGAGCAGGGCGCGGGGCACGCGGCCACCGGTTATGCGCAGGCCACCGGCAAGGTCGGCGTCTGCATGGCCACCTCCGGTCCGGGCGCGACCAACCTGGTCACCCCGATCGCCGACGCGCAGATGGACTCGGTCCCGATCGTCGCCATCACCGGCCAGGTCGGGCGCGGCCTGATCGGCACCGACGCATTCCAGGAAGCCGATATCTCCGGCATCACCATGCCGATCACCAAGCACAACTTCCTCATCACCGATGGCATCGACATCCCGCGCATGATCGCGGAGGCCTTCTACCTGGCCTCGTCTGGTCGTCCGGGCGCGGTGCTCGTCGATATCCCGAAGGATGTGCTGCAGGCGCAGACCACCTTCAGCTGGCCGCCGGAGATGCGGCTGCCCGGCTACCGTCCGGTGACTAAACCGCACGGTAAGCAGGTGCGCGAGGCCGCGCGGATGATCTCGGAGTCCAAGCAGCCGGTGCTCTACGTCGGCGGCGGCGTGATCAAGGCCGACGCCTCGCCCCAGCTGCTGGAGCTGGCCGAACTGACCGGCATCCCGGTGGTCACCACCCTGATGGCGCGCGGTGCCTTCCCGGACAGCCACCAGCTCAACATGGGCATGCCGGGCATGCACGGCACCGTCGGCGCCGTCGCCGCCCTGCAGAAGTCCGATCTGCTGATCACCCTCGGCGCGCGTTTCGACGACCGCGTCACCGGTCAGCTGGACTCCTTCGCGCCCGACGCGAAGATCATCCACGCCGATATCGACCCGGCCGAGATCGGTAAGAATCGGCACGCAGACGTCCCGATCGTCGGCGACTGCCGCGAGGTGATCGTCGAACTGATCGAAACCTTGAAGGCCGACCCCTCCGGCGCGCCGAAACTGAACCTCACCGACTGGTGGCAGTACCTCGACGGCATCCGCAAGAGCTACCCGCTCGGCTGGACGACGCCGAGTGACGGCTCGCTGTCGCCGGAATTCGTCATCGACGCGCTGGGCCGCCTGGCCGGACCCGACGCCATCTACTGCGCGGGCGTCGGTCAGCACCAGATGTGGGCCGCGCAGTTCATCAAGTACGAAAAGCCGCGCACCTGGCTGAATTCCGGTGGTCTGGGCACTATGGGCTACGCCGTCCCGGCCGCCATGGGCGCCAAGATGGGCGCGCCGGACAAAGAGGTGTGGGCGGTCGACGGTGACGGCTGCTTCCAGATGACCAACCAGGAGTTGGCCACCTGCGCCGTCGAGGGCGTGCCGATCAAGGTCGCGCTGATCAACAACGGCAATCTCGGCATGGTCCGCCAGTGGCAGACCCTGTTCTACGAGGAGCGCTACTCCAACACCGATCTGGGCACGCACACCCTGCGCATCCCTGATTTCGTCAAACTCGCCGAAGCCTTGGGCTGCCACGGCATCCGGGTCGAGCGTGAGGAAGACGTGGAGGCCGCGATCCGCGAGGCGCAGTCCATCAACGACCGTCCCGTGGTGATCGACTTCATCGTCGGCAAGGACGCCCAGGTGTGGCCGATGGTCGCCGCGGGCACCAGCAACGACGAGATCATGGCCGCGCGCGGCATCCGCCCGCTCTTCGACGAGGACGAGCAGGCCGCCGAGCCCGCCGTCATCCACGAGGCGATGTCGCACGACAAGAGCAAGGGGACCGAACAGTGA
- a CDS encoding PH domain-containing protein has protein sequence MSSPHQSVPPAKSSHTPAAGSETGSSPEPTEPKQTAQVIRITQMAYLGVVVLLFCVFFAFVGWPIGLWWLLLLPVAAAVWIERTRTTVSEDGLDLRTVFGSRHLDWAQVAGVGIPKRGFVRAHLTDDTEVKLPAVSYDRLRDLIRASNGRIPDLFAAEAAAREAEYAAREAETESADTGSHEAETETAETNERSDATKTDTEAPATETEARTADTEARGAETKKAGTNGREAETNTEAKPPATETEARDSDS, from the coding sequence GTGTCATCACCGCATCAGTCCGTGCCACCGGCTAAATCGTCCCACACGCCCGCGGCGGGATCGGAGACGGGTAGTTCGCCGGAACCGACCGAGCCGAAGCAGACGGCGCAGGTCATCCGCATTACGCAGATGGCCTACCTCGGTGTGGTCGTACTGCTGTTCTGTGTCTTCTTCGCCTTCGTCGGCTGGCCGATCGGACTGTGGTGGCTGCTACTGCTCCCGGTCGCGGCGGCGGTGTGGATCGAACGCACGCGCACCACGGTGTCCGAGGACGGGCTGGATCTGCGCACGGTTTTCGGTTCGCGGCACCTCGACTGGGCACAGGTCGCGGGGGTCGGCATTCCGAAGCGCGGGTTCGTGCGTGCCCATCTCACCGATGACACCGAAGTGAAGCTGCCCGCGGTGAGCTATGACCGGTTGCGTGATCTGATCCGCGCGTCGAACGGTCGGATTCCGGATCTGTTCGCGGCGGAGGCGGCGGCGCGGGAGGCGGAGTACGCGGCGCGCGAGGCCGAGACCGAGTCGGCCGACACCGGGAGCCACGAGGCCGAAACCGAGACGGCCGAAACCAACGAGCGCTCAGACGCGACGAAGACCGACACCGAGGCACCTGCCACCGAGACCGAGGCGAGGACGGCCGACACCGAGGCGCGCGGGGCCGAGACGAAGAAGGCCGGAACCAACGGTCGCGAAGCCGAGACGAACACCGAGGCCAAGCCACCTGCCACCGAGACCGAGGCGCGCGACTCCGATTCGTAG
- the ilvD gene encoding dihydroxy-acid dehydratase: MPPLRSRTTTIGRNAAGARALWRATGMTDTDFGKPIVAIANSYTQFVPGHVHLKNVGEIVADAVRAAGGVPREFHTIAVDDGIAMGHGGMLYSLPSREIIADSVEYMANAHTADALVCISNCDKITPGMLNAAMRLNIPAVFVSGGPMEAGKAVVVGGVAQAPTDLITAIAASANMDVSEDGLSEVERSACPTCGSCSGMFTANSMNCLTEALGLALPGNGSTLATHAARHALFERAGTVIVDIANRWYHEDDASVLPRNVADAKAFRNAMALDVAMGGSTNTVLHTLAAAQEGEIDFELSTIDEISRKVPCLSKVSPNSDYHMEDVHRAGGIPAILGELRRAGLLETDVTTVHTKSFDEWLDTWDIRSGKASDEALELFHAAPGGVRTTEPFSTNNRWSALDTDAEGGCIRDKAHAYTVEGGLVVLRGNIAPAGAILKTAGIDEELFSFQGPAVVVESQEEAVSTILGKKIKPGDVIVVRYEGPKGGPGMQEMLHPTAFLKGAGLGKVCALITDGRFSGGTSGLSIGHMSPEAAAGGAVGLIEDGDQIRIDVETRTLEVLVDDAIMAERRAKMDASERPWQPVDRIRPVTTALRAYAALATSADKGAVRQVP, from the coding sequence ATGCCACCGCTTCGTTCACGGACAACCACCATCGGCCGCAATGCCGCGGGCGCACGCGCACTCTGGCGCGCCACCGGTATGACCGACACCGACTTCGGTAAGCCGATCGTCGCCATCGCGAACTCCTACACGCAGTTCGTACCGGGCCACGTGCATCTGAAGAATGTCGGTGAGATCGTCGCGGACGCGGTGCGCGCCGCGGGTGGTGTACCGCGGGAGTTCCACACCATCGCGGTCGACGACGGCATCGCGATGGGCCACGGCGGCATGCTCTACTCGCTGCCCTCGCGCGAGATCATCGCCGATTCGGTCGAATACATGGCGAACGCGCACACCGCCGACGCGCTGGTGTGCATCTCCAACTGCGACAAGATCACACCCGGCATGCTCAATGCCGCTATGCGCCTGAATATCCCGGCCGTCTTCGTTTCCGGCGGTCCGATGGAGGCCGGTAAGGCCGTTGTCGTCGGCGGTGTCGCACAGGCACCGACCGATCTGATCACCGCGATCGCGGCCAGCGCCAATATGGACGTCAGCGAGGACGGCCTGTCCGAGGTCGAGCGCAGCGCTTGTCCGACCTGCGGCTCCTGCTCCGGCATGTTCACCGCGAATTCGATGAACTGCCTCACCGAGGCGCTCGGACTCGCCTTGCCCGGCAACGGATCCACGCTGGCCACCCATGCCGCCCGTCACGCCCTGTTCGAGCGGGCGGGCACCGTGATCGTCGATATCGCGAATCGCTGGTACCACGAGGACGATGCGTCGGTGCTGCCGCGGAACGTGGCCGATGCCAAGGCCTTCCGCAATGCGATGGCGCTGGACGTCGCGATGGGCGGTTCCACGAATACGGTGCTGCACACCCTCGCGGCCGCGCAGGAGGGTGAGATCGACTTCGAGTTGAGCACCATCGACGAGATTTCTCGCAAAGTGCCGTGCCTGTCGAAGGTCTCCCCCAACTCCGACTACCACATGGAGGATGTGCACCGCGCTGGTGGCATCCCGGCGATCCTCGGCGAGCTGCGCCGCGCCGGACTGCTGGAGACCGACGTCACCACGGTGCACACCAAGAGCTTCGACGAATGGCTCGACACCTGGGATATCCGCTCCGGCAAGGCATCCGATGAGGCGCTGGAACTGTTCCACGCCGCGCCCGGTGGCGTGCGCACCACTGAGCCCTTCTCCACGAACAACCGCTGGTCCGCGCTCGATACCGACGCCGAGGGCGGCTGCATCCGCGACAAGGCGCACGCCTACACGGTCGAGGGCGGCCTGGTTGTCCTGCGCGGCAATATCGCCCCCGCCGGCGCAATCCTGAAGACCGCTGGAATCGATGAGGAGCTGTTCTCCTTCCAAGGCCCGGCCGTCGTGGTCGAATCCCAGGAGGAGGCGGTCTCGACGATCCTCGGTAAGAAGATCAAGCCGGGCGATGTGATCGTGGTCCGCTACGAGGGCCCCAAGGGCGGGCCGGGCATGCAGGAAATGTTGCACCCCACCGCATTTCTGAAGGGTGCGGGACTCGGCAAGGTGTGCGCGCTGATCACCGACGGCCGCTTCTCCGGCGGGACCTCCGGCCTGTCGATCGGTCACATGTCGCCCGAGGCCGCGGCGGGCGGTGCCGTCGGACTCATCGAAGACGGCGATCAGATCCGCATCGATGTCGAAACCCGGACCCTCGAGGTGCTGGTCGACGACGCGATCATGGCCGAGCGCCGCGCGAAAATGGATGCCTCCGAACGGCCTTGGCAGCCGGTCGACCGCATCCGCCCGGTCACCACGGCCCTGCGCGCCTATGCCGCGCTCGCCACCTCCGCCGACAAGGGTGCCGTTCGCCAGGTGCCGTAG
- a CDS encoding DoxX family protein codes for MTEEPKDTSAPRTEGAASPTEEQSAVSSTGRGVTSPYDSPTGVLPRMSSDTAPSGPDLAKDVPRTEEELGLDPEIPSVGEQARANEAAAYSYASIPPAPNASGGEPSRPLRRRTGEARRGTLDLGLFVLRLVVGGTFIYHGLQKLTTWFHGQGLDNTRDMMASGGWDHATLSTILVIAGEVGGGGLLVLGLATPLAAGAVLAVIIDAWLWKQGMTPGFQYKSSVKSGVELESILAGTAVVLLLTGPGRLSFDRNRGWATRPAYGSFVVLILAIAAAIGTWYWLHGGNPLTGIGPFK; via the coding sequence GTGACCGAAGAGCCCAAAGACACATCCGCGCCCAGAACCGAGGGCGCGGCATCGCCCACGGAGGAGCAGTCGGCGGTGTCGTCCACCGGTCGTGGCGTGACCAGTCCCTACGATTCACCCACCGGCGTGCTGCCCAGAATGTCCTCCGATACCGCCCCGAGCGGCCCTGATCTAGCCAAGGATGTGCCGCGCACCGAGGAGGAACTCGGGCTCGATCCGGAGATCCCCTCGGTCGGTGAGCAGGCCAGGGCGAACGAAGCCGCGGCCTATTCCTACGCCAGCATCCCGCCCGCCCCGAACGCGTCCGGCGGCGAGCCGAGCCGCCCGCTGCGCCGCCGCACTGGCGAGGCCCGCCGCGGCACCCTCGACCTCGGCCTGTTCGTGCTGCGCCTGGTCGTCGGCGGCACCTTCATCTACCACGGCCTGCAGAAGCTCACCACCTGGTTCCACGGCCAGGGGCTGGACAACACCCGCGACATGATGGCGTCGGGCGGCTGGGACCACGCCACCCTCTCGACCATCCTGGTCATCGCCGGTGAAGTCGGTGGCGGCGGACTGCTGGTCCTCGGCCTGGCCACGCCGCTCGCCGCGGGTGCGGTGCTGGCGGTGATCATCGACGCGTGGCTGTGGAAGCAGGGCATGACCCCCGGCTTCCAGTACAAGTCCTCGGTCAAGAGCGGTGTGGAACTGGAGTCCATCCTCGCGGGCACCGCCGTCGTCCTGCTCCTGACCGGACCCGGCCGCCTGTCCTTCGACCGCAACCGCGGCTGGGCCACCCGCCCCGCCTACGGCTCCTTCGTAGTCCTCATTCTCGCCATAGCCGCCGCCATCGGCACCTGGTACTGGCTGCACGGTGGCAACCCGCTGACCGGGATCGGCCCGTTCAAGTAA
- a CDS encoding PQQ-dependent sugar dehydrogenase — protein sequence MSLVVAGRIALSLALGSVLLVGCARFDDSASSPFTPEPTFNPAEPKSPQQNPSQRPRPTGPCIDPDPNVITTCLDSTAGIISLGEDALVTERRTGRIYKTVAVDPSDPQSPPILVGQVDVDGSGDGGISDIALSPTYREDGLIYAYITTGSDNRVVRIAENGPPKTILTGIPKGSVGNHGALEFISPTELLVLTGDAGNPGLASAPSSLAGKVLRIKSPSPGANAEVVASGLGTAGDLCDDGKDSVWITDRTPTEDRLQRLGRDGSITTAWTWPDRPGVGGCAAGPDVVAIAMSGAKALAIANPDANTHAITAAPTFTVQDKYGRLGGAAAGADGTIWATTVNNDDNHGPFDDRVIKVPPPSQGTGPD from the coding sequence ATGAGTTTGGTTGTCGCGGGGCGTATCGCCCTGAGCCTGGCGCTCGGCTCCGTCCTGCTGGTCGGCTGCGCTCGGTTCGACGATTCCGCCTCCAGCCCGTTCACACCCGAACCGACCTTCAACCCCGCCGAACCCAAATCACCGCAGCAGAACCCCTCGCAGCGCCCACGTCCGACCGGCCCGTGCATCGATCCGGATCCGAATGTGATCACGACCTGCCTGGATTCCACCGCGGGCATCATCTCGCTCGGCGAGGATGCGCTGGTCACCGAGCGGCGCACCGGACGCATCTACAAGACCGTCGCGGTGGATCCGAGCGATCCGCAGTCGCCGCCGATTCTGGTCGGTCAGGTGGATGTGGACGGCTCCGGTGACGGCGGCATCTCCGATATCGCCCTCTCGCCGACCTACCGCGAGGACGGACTCATCTACGCCTACATCACCACCGGATCCGATAACCGGGTGGTGCGCATCGCGGAGAACGGGCCGCCGAAGACCATTCTCACCGGAATTCCGAAGGGGTCGGTCGGCAATCACGGTGCGCTGGAATTCATTTCGCCGACCGAACTGTTGGTGCTGACCGGCGATGCGGGCAATCCCGGTCTGGCAAGTGCGCCGTCGTCGCTGGCGGGCAAGGTATTGCGGATCAAGTCGCCGTCACCGGGCGCCAATGCGGAGGTCGTGGCGTCGGGCCTCGGCACGGCGGGCGATCTGTGCGACGACGGTAAGGACAGCGTCTGGATCACCGATCGCACCCCGACCGAGGATCGTCTGCAGCGCCTCGGTCGGGACGGATCGATCACCACCGCGTGGACTTGGCCGGATCGGCCCGGCGTGGGTGGCTGCGCGGCCGGACCCGATGTGGTGGCGATCGCGATGTCGGGGGCGAAGGCGCTGGCGATCGCGAATCCGGATGCGAACACCCACGCGATCACCGCGGCGCCGACGTTCACCGTGCAGGACAAATACGGCAGGCTCGGCGGTGCGGCGGCCGGTGCGGACGGCACCATCTGGGCAACCACCGTCAACAATGACGATAACCACGGGCCGTTCGACGATCGGGTGATCAAGGTCCCGCCGCCGTCGCAGGGTACCGGGCCGGACTAA
- the gatB gene encoding Asp-tRNA(Asn)/Glu-tRNA(Gln) amidotransferase subunit GatB, producing MSAPTVDLMDYADVIDRFEPVLGMEVHVELNTATKMFCGCPTEFGAEPNTQVCPVCLGLPGSLPVVNEQAVASAIRIGLALNCAITPWGRFARKNYFYPDQPKNYQISQYDEPIATNGHLDVVLDDGSTFRVEIERAHMEEDTGKSTHIGGSTGRIHGASHSLLDYNRAGVPLIEIVTKPITGAGERAPEVARAYVTALREVLKSLQVSDVKMEQGSLRCDANVSLMPIGATEFGTRTETKNVNSLKSVEVAVRFEMRRQAAILVDGGSIVQETRHFHESDGTTSPGRRKETAEDYRYFPEPDLEPVAPAEDWVEQLRGTIPEYPWLRRGRIQSDWGLSDEVMRDLVNAGALDLIIATVDAGAPVNEARSWWVAYLTEKAKEREVSLEELPITPAQVAEVIKLVESKTVNNKVAKQVVDFVLAGEGDPAKIVETKGLGMVSDETALQAEVQKALEANPDIAEKIRSGKVQAAGKIVGDVMKATRGQADAARVRELVLEACA from the coding sequence ATGAGTGCACCCACCGTCGACTTGATGGACTATGCCGATGTCATCGACCGGTTCGAGCCGGTGCTCGGGATGGAGGTTCACGTCGAGCTGAACACCGCGACCAAGATGTTCTGCGGTTGTCCGACCGAGTTCGGCGCGGAGCCGAACACCCAGGTGTGTCCGGTGTGCCTCGGTCTGCCGGGCTCGCTGCCGGTGGTGAACGAGCAGGCCGTCGCGTCGGCGATCCGGATCGGGCTGGCCCTGAATTGCGCGATCACTCCGTGGGGCCGGTTCGCGCGCAAGAACTACTTTTACCCGGACCAGCCGAAGAACTACCAGATCAGCCAATACGACGAGCCGATCGCCACCAACGGTCACCTCGACGTGGTCCTCGACGACGGCAGCACCTTCCGTGTCGAGATCGAGCGCGCGCATATGGAGGAGGACACCGGCAAGTCCACCCACATCGGCGGCTCGACCGGCCGCATCCACGGCGCGAGTCACTCGCTGCTGGACTACAACCGGGCCGGCGTGCCGCTCATCGAGATCGTCACCAAGCCGATCACCGGTGCTGGGGAGCGGGCACCGGAAGTGGCGCGCGCCTACGTGACCGCGCTGCGTGAAGTTCTGAAGTCGCTCCAGGTCTCTGACGTCAAAATGGAGCAGGGCTCGCTGCGCTGCGATGCCAATGTTTCGCTGATGCCCATCGGCGCAACGGAATTCGGCACCCGCACCGAGACCAAGAACGTCAACTCGCTCAAGAGCGTCGAGGTCGCGGTCCGCTTCGAAATGCGCCGCCAGGCCGCCATTCTCGTCGACGGCGGTTCGATCGTGCAGGAGACCAGGCACTTCCATGAGAGCGACGGCACCACCTCGCCCGGTCGCCGCAAGGAGACCGCCGAGGACTACCGTTACTTTCCCGAGCCGGACCTGGAACCCGTTGCGCCCGCGGAGGATTGGGTAGAGCAGCTGCGCGGCACGATCCCGGAGTACCCGTGGCTGCGCCGCGGGCGCATCCAGTCCGACTGGGGGCTGTCCGACGAGGTCATGCGCGACCTGGTGAACGCAGGAGCGCTCGACCTGATCATCGCGACCGTCGATGCGGGCGCTCCGGTCAACGAGGCCCGCTCGTGGTGGGTCGCCTACCTCACCGAAAAGGCCAAGGAGCGTGAGGTTTCCCTGGAGGAACTGCCGATCACGCCCGCCCAGGTGGCGGAGGTGATCAAGCTCGTCGAATCGAAGACGGTGAACAACAAGGTCGCCAAGCAGGTCGTCGACTTCGTGCTGGCGGGCGAGGGTGATCCGGCGAAGATCGTCGAGACCAAAGGCCTCGGCATGGTCAGCGACGAGACCGCGCTGCAGGCGGAGGTACAGAAGGCGCTCGAGGCCAATCCCGATATCGCCGAGAAGATCCGCTCGGGCAAGGTGCAGGCCGCCGGCAAGATCGTCGGCGACGTCATGAAGGCGACGCGCGGCCAAGCCGACGCGGCTCGCGTGCGTGAGCTCGTGCTCGAGGCCTGCGCCTGA
- a CDS encoding alpha/beta hydrolase family protein gives MRTGRWFVSVLVLIVALVVGCSSSDKGQTRSLTGDWHGSIEVPDAPLAVGVRFADNGSATIDIPSQGVNGAELKGVSAEPDRVAFAIPNTPGDAVFEGKFDKGANRISGEFRQAGQSLPLTLEPGKIGTSAHPQEPKPPYPYRSEDVTYRNGDITIAGTLTLPEGNGPFPAILMISGSGPQDRNEELMGHKPFLLLADTYTRAGYAVLRTDDRGVGGTSGNLDDAIYNDLAEDAAAGVRFLRARPDIDPARVGLFGHSEGGYLAPLVASRPDSGVAFAILMAGPSVPGWEVLIEQNRALLSVAGAPQSRIDDQVTYITDWTNLIRSGDLAAAKDLAYRHNESLPPNQRASAETLDAYNTTYMASFITYDPAAALSALRIPVLAFLGTKDMQVLATQNEQPMRDRLGADPDATVHVFPDLNHFMQPANSGLPSEYTTIETTIAPDVLTYTTTWLTQHTQPR, from the coding sequence ATGCGCACTGGGCGATGGTTCGTCTCGGTTCTGGTCCTGATCGTTGCGTTGGTGGTGGGGTGTTCGTCATCGGATAAGGGCCAGACCCGGTCGTTGACCGGGGATTGGCACGGGTCCATCGAGGTGCCCGACGCGCCGTTGGCGGTGGGGGTGCGTTTCGCCGATAACGGCAGCGCCACCATCGACATCCCGTCGCAAGGTGTGAACGGCGCGGAGCTGAAAGGTGTTTCCGCCGAACCGGATCGGGTGGCGTTCGCGATTCCGAACACTCCGGGTGATGCGGTGTTCGAGGGCAAATTCGACAAGGGGGCCAACCGGATCAGCGGTGAGTTCCGGCAAGCTGGCCAGAGCCTGCCGTTGACGCTCGAGCCCGGCAAGATCGGGACGTCCGCGCATCCGCAGGAGCCGAAACCGCCGTACCCCTACCGTTCCGAAGACGTCACCTACCGCAACGGCGATATCACCATCGCGGGCACACTGACCCTGCCCGAGGGCAACGGCCCCTTCCCGGCAATCCTGATGATCTCCGGCAGCGGCCCCCAGGACCGCAACGAAGAACTCATGGGCCACAAGCCTTTCCTGCTGCTGGCCGACACCTACACCCGTGCGGGTTATGCCGTACTGCGTACCGATGACCGCGGCGTCGGCGGTACCAGCGGCAATCTCGACGACGCCATTTACAACGATCTCGCTGAGGACGCGGCCGCCGGCGTGCGCTTCCTACGCGCCCGCCCGGATATCGACCCGGCCCGCGTCGGACTGTTCGGCCACAGTGAGGGCGGCTATCTCGCGCCCCTGGTGGCATCCCGCCCAGACAGCGGAGTCGCCTTCGCGATCCTGATGGCGGGCCCCTCTGTACCCGGCTGGGAGGTGCTGATCGAGCAGAACCGCGCACTGCTCAGCGTGGCAGGCGCACCACAGTCCCGAATCGATGATCAGGTCACCTACATCACCGACTGGACCAACCTGATCCGCTCCGGTGACCTGGCCGCCGCCAAGGACCTCGCCTACCGCCACAACGAATCCCTTCCGCCGAACCAGCGCGCCTCCGCGGAAACCCTCGACGCCTACAACACCACGTACATGGCGTCCTTCATCACCTACGACCCGGCCGCCGCGCTCTCCGCCCTGCGCATCCCGGTTCTGGCCTTCTTAGGCACCAAAGACATGCAGGTCCTCGCCACCCAGAACGAACAACCGATGCGGGACCGCCTAGGCGCCGATCCGGACGCCACCGTCCACGTCTTCCCCGACCTCAACCACTTCATGCAACCCGCCAATTCCGGCCTCCCCAGCGAATACACCACCATCGAAACCACCATCGCCCCCGACGTCCTCACCTACACCACCACTTGGCTCACCCAACACACCCAACCCCGCTGA